From Candidatus Bathyarchaeota archaeon:
AGAAACGTGTAGAACTTGCAAGAAAGATCTCTAGGGTCAAGGCTGAGAAAAATCTTCCAGTAAGAGACATTGTGAGGGAGGGAGAGGTTGTTGAACGGGCTGTAAAGTGGGCGAGAGAGGAGGGGTTGAATCAGAAACTTGCCAGCGACATATTCAAGAT
This genomic window contains:
- a CDS encoding chorismate mutase, which codes for MASIEELRKRIDKIDNRILTMLKKRVELARKISRVKAEKNLPVRDIVREGEVVERAVKWAREEGLNQKLASDIFK